Proteins found in one Aspergillus chevalieri M1 DNA, chromosome 2, nearly complete sequence genomic segment:
- a CDS encoding protein SYS1 (COG:U;~EggNog:ENOG410PP55;~InterPro:IPR019185;~PFAM:PF09801;~TransMembrane:4 (i29-47o67-88i95-116o122-143i)) yields MPRRRPPPAGARTDLPPLKIVRKIFLLQLGYYVTATALILFTTLVYGRPFSFDLLLNWDAIRGDTTIGWILGLVWMLNSLLSVILLLLLVSRSKLIPDFALTIHFVHLIATSLYTHTIPANWLWWGLQTASASLMVFLGMWACRYRELQPITFGIGGGSSSSSQQQTSDLSGQGSGDFASGSGGRRGHENEFEMGIMKGQAV; encoded by the exons ATGCCCCGTCGCCGTCCTCCTCCCGCGGGAGCCCGAACCGACCTTCCGCCGCTCAAAATCGTCCGCAAGATCTTCTTGCTCCAGCTAGGATATTATGTGACCGCGACGGCGCTTATCCTATTCACAACGCTAGTATACGGCCGGCCGTTCTCGTTTGACCTCCTTCTGAACTGGGATGCGATCAGAGGCGATACCACCATCGGGTGGATATTGGGGTTGGTGTGGATGTTGAATAGTCTCCTTAG TgtcatccttctccttctcctcgtcTCCCGCTCCAAACTCATCCCCGACTTCGCCCTAACCATCCACTTCGTCCACCTCATCGCAACGTCCCTCTACACGCATACGATCCCCGCCAACTGGCTTTGGTGGGGACTTCAAACCGCCAGCGCAAGCCTTATGGTATTTTTGGGAATGTGGGCTTGCCGATACCGTGAGCTTCAGCCGATTACATTTGGGATTGGAGGGGGTTCGTCTTCTTCGAGTCAGCAGCAAACGTCTGATCTCTCAGGGCAGGGGAGTGGGGATTTTGCTTCTGGGTCAGGAGGCAGGAGAGGCCATGAAAATGAGTTTGAAATGGGGATAATGAAAGGGCAGGCTGTATGA
- the AMD2_1 gene encoding amidase (COG:I,J,T;~EggNog:ENOG410PFMP;~InterPro:IPR023631,IPR036928,IPR020556;~PFAM:PF01425;~TransMembrane:1 (o461-482i)), with protein sequence MSTTWEHLAAEKRGRIDKSIPSEWKISKPTQASVMDVPANSGILSAEELKITESTATDLVNKLAKGELKAVDVTLAFCKRAALAHQLVNCALEFFPEAALAQAKELDEYFEKNQKPVGPLHGLPISLKDQARVRGIETSMGYIDWIGNYETSDSVIVTLLRKAGAVFYVKTSVPQTLMVCETVNNIIGRTVNPRNNNWSCGGSSGGEGAIIGIRGGVIGVGTDIGGSIRVPSAFNFLYGIRPSHGRLPYARLANSMEGQETVHSVVGPIAHSAADLRLFLTSVLREEPWSYDPKVIPIPWRSQEEEETKKKFKSGGLNLGFFNCDGNVLPHPPVLRAVDVVVSTLEKNGHNIIPWTPYKHDFAVNMINGIYAADGSTDVYRDINASGEPAIPNIRDLLNPNNPKIDLNELWDVHLQKWAYQSEYLSQWRLAEEQLGADKTLDAIIAPITPTAAIRHNRFKYYGYASVVNLLDFTSVVVPVTFADKKVDAKKRGYEPLNEIDKEMQEEYDPDAYHGAPVAVQVIGRRLSEEKTLAIAEEVGRLLGNVVTP encoded by the exons ATGAGTACTACATGGGAGCACCTCGCGGCCGAGAAACGGGGCCGCATTGACAAGTCGATTCCCTCAGAATGGAAGATTTCCAAGCCCACCCAGGCTAGTGTCATGGATGTCCCCGCGAACTCGGGGATTCTCTCGGCCGAGGAGCTTAAGATCACTGAATCCACAGCGACGGACTTGGTCAACAAGTTGGCAAAGGGGGAGTTGAAAGCGGTGGATGTGACGCTGGCATTCTGTAAGCGTGCGGCGCTGGCGCATCAATTG GTCAATTGTGCTCTGGAATTTTTCCCTGAAGCTGCCCTGGCGCAAGCTAAGGAATTGGATGAGTACTTCGAGAAGAATCAGAAACCGGTTGGACCGCTGCACGGATTGCCGATTTCCTTGAAGGACCAGGCGCGAGTGAGG GGAATCGAAACCTCTATGGGATACATCGATTGGATCGGCAACTATGAAACCTCCGACTCTGTCATAGTTACCCTCCTTCGCAAAGCCGGAGCTGTCTTCTACGTGAAGACCAGCGTTCCACAAACACTGATGGTCTGTGAGACCGTTAACAACATCATTGGGAGAACCGTCAACCCCCGGAATAACAACTGGTCATGTGGTGGTAGCTCTGGAGGTGAAGGTGCCATAATCGGGATCCGGGGAGGAGTAATTGGCGTTGGAACAGATATTG GTGGCTCCATTCGTGTGCCGTCTGCGTTCAATTTCCTTTACGGTATTCGTCCCAGTCATGGTCGACTGCCATATGCGCGACTTGCGAACAGCATGGAGGGCCAGGAGACAGTCCACAGTGTGGTTGGTCCAATTGCGCATTCCGCAGCAG ACCTGCGACTGTTTTTGACTTCTGTTTTGAGGGAAGAGCCCTGGAGCTATGACCCTAAGGTCATTCCCATTCCCTGGAGGTCtcaggaagaggaggaaacTAAGAAGAAATTTAAGTCCGGTGGGCTGAACCTTGGATTCTTCAACTGTGACGGAAAT gttcttcctcatccaccAGTCCTTAGGGCTGTAGACGTCGTCGTCAGCACGCTGGAAAAGAATGGTCACAACATCATCCCTTGGACACCCTACAAGCACGATTTCGCCGTGAACATGATCAACGGCATCTACGCCGCAGACGGCAGCACT GACGTCTACCGCGACATCAACGCCTCCGGCGAACCTGCTATACCCAACATCAGAGACCTCCTCAACCCGAACAACCCCAAAATCGATCTCAACGAGCTCTGGGACGTCCACCTCCAAAAATGGGCCTACCAATCCGAATACCTCTCCCAATGGCGCCTCGCCGAAGAACAACTCGGCGCCGACAAAACCCTCGACGCTATCATCGCCCCCATCACCCCTACCGCAGCTATCCGCCACAACCGCTTCAAGTACTACGGCTACGCCTCGGTGGTTAACCTGCTCGATTTCACGAGCGTGGTTGTTCCCGTTACGTTTGCGGATAAGAAAGTTGATGCTAAGAAGAGGGGGTATGAGCCGTTGAATGAAATAGATAAGGAAATGCAGGAGGAGTATGATCCGGACGCGTATCATGGGGCGCCGGTTGCAGTGCAGGTTATTGGGAGGAGATTGAGCGAAGAGAAGACGTTGGCGATTGCGGAGGAGGTGGGGAGGCTATTGGGGAATGTGGTGACTCCGTGA
- a CDS encoding class II aldolase/adducin domain protein (COG:T,Z;~EggNog:ENOG410PJ5R;~InterPro:IPR036409,IPR001303;~PFAM:PF00596): MLTSTVTVTTNQQADRSIVVDPENDTKITTATEDEQFQATARGDRNGTLKLRGIPMFTDMHEKRKWMKEHMAAAFRFFGRQGYGEGISGHISMRDPVLKDHFWMNPYAKHFSIMKASDLVLVDGEGYVVEGGAQAPINEAGFMIHSEIHKARPDVVAAAHTHGIYGKTWSAFGKPVEMLSQDACNFYGKLSVYDSHGGIALAQEEGQQIAKALGEKNIACILQNHGLLTVGHTVDEAAFLFASLDHACHSQLMADAAAANGVPKKIIPHDVAKFTADAVQNPHNFYTEFQPEFELTVEESNGRVLQ, from the exons atGTTAACTTCAACCGTGACCGTCACCACGAACCAGCAAGCCGACCGGTCCATCGTAGTGGATCCGGAAAACGATACAAAGATCACCACTGCGACCGAAGATGAGCAGTTCCAAGCTACGGCACGTGGAGACCGTAATGGAACTCTGAAGCTACGGGGCATTCCCATGTTCACTGATATGCACGAAAAGCGTAAATGGATGAAGGAGCACATGGCAGCTGCGTTTCGGTTCTTTGGAAGGCAGGGATACGGAGAGGGCATTTCAGGACATATCTCGATGAGAG ACCCCGTATTGAAAGACCACTTCTGGATGAACCCATACGCAAAGCACTTCTCCATCATGAAAGCTTCAGACTTAGTCCTTGTCGACGGCGAGGGCTATGTAGTCGAAGGAGGTGCGCAGGCACCGATAAACGAGGCCGGATTCATGATCCATTCCGAGATTCACAAGGCTCGTCCGGATGTGGTCGCGGCTGCGCATACTCACGGGATTTATGGAAAGACGTGGAGTGCGTTTGGTAAGCCGGTTGAGATGCTTTCACAAG ATGCGTGTAACTTCTATGGAAAGCTGAGCGTATATGACAGCCATGGGGGTATTGCATTGGCTCAGGAGGAAGGGCAACAGATTGCGAAGGCCCTTGGGGAGAAGAATATTGCATGTATTCTGCAGAACCACGGTCTTCTGACAGTGGGCCACACCGTCGACGAAGCAGCCTTTCTCTTTGCCAGTTTAGATCATGCGTGTCACTCCCAGCTCATGGCCGATGCTGCTGCCGCAAATGGTGTGCCCAAGAAGATTATCCCGCATGACGTTGCCAAATTCACGGCTGATGCTGTTCAGAATCCG CACAACTTCTACACTGAATTCCAACCTGAATTCGAGCTGACAGTGGAGGAAAGCAATGGGAGGGTTCTTCAGTGA
- a CDS encoding uncharacterized protein (COG:S;~EggNog:ENOG410PIJF;~InterPro:IPR010482,IPR006614;~go_component: GO:0016021 - integral component of membrane [Evidence IEA]) — protein sequence MEQDTTNISLIDNTLPPEFQQQDPDLFRRTSTTLSRSSSARRWSRPSVRGELQKRKYAKWQPHKLGLTDDAPGGNDNNGNGNGSGQDSRRMSLADARRCSTTDGLSTGESGPSRNASVDATDFGSDGIDNIITNGTNGNSSTNGSGNAHGQQPSIKPTSELDILYENQRGWFLFGIPLYSHSSLLNFDPSAWVTRDLKDSPVNITNAQLPDPSWEWAWQTWYVDMSSDVDEQGWQYSFSFSSSAWHGSHPWFHSFVRRRRWVRLRVKRASMERYRGRTGFEEAHMLTADYFTIHSGRKKRVSSVADMSRVPSTYVSGQGPKDEVPPLDEIGNIPTLMYALKSAIVDREKIDALKRFIDEGGDEIYYLDEKIPEIMSIFVFQTSRWQFLTHLLTTITTLSQIIPQKTGKEAIELQRKQENLAKAAEAIRNNITGPELVADHHHMLDLTPISKSKEGSLLSKRSSVKVKDLENVRPVGNGGVIKGIPKEAEVGREGHIYQYTS from the exons ATGGAGCAAGACACCACCAACATCTCCCTCATCGACAACACCCTCCCCCCAGAATTCCAACAACAGGACCCCGACCTTTTCCGTCGAACGTCCACAACCCTCTCTAGGAGTTCTTCTGCCCGACGATGGTCCAGGCCCTCGGTCAGGGGTGAACTCCAGAAACGGAAATATGCAAAGTGGCAGCCGCATAAGTTGGGGCTCACGGATGATGCTCCTGGAGGTAATGATAATAATGGAAATGGGAATGGAAGTGGGCAAGATTCGCGGCGGATGTCTTTAGCGGATGCGCGACGGTGCTCTACGACAGATGGGTTGAGTACAGGGGAGAGCGGGCCGTCGAGGAATGCGAGCGTCGATGCGACGGATTTTGGCAGTGATGGGATCGATAATATTATCACCAACGGGACGAACGGCAACAGTAGTACCAACGGCAGTGGCAATGCCCACGGACAGCAACCCAGCATCAAACCCACCAGCGAACTAGACATCCTCTACGAAAACCAGCGCGGCTGGTTCCTCTTCGGAATTCCTCTCTACTCACACAGCTCACTCCTCAACTTCGATCCCAGCGCATGGGTGACCCGCGACCTAAAAGATAGCCCTGTCAACATCACCAATGCACAACTCCCCGACCCCAGCTGGGAATGGGCCTGGCAGACCTGGTACGTCGATATGTCGAGCGACGTCGACGAGCAAGGGTGGCAGTACTCgttttccttctcctcctctgcATGGCACGGCTCACATCCGTGGTTTCACTCGTTCGTCCGTCGACGACGATGGGTCAGATTACGGGTGAAGCGCGCTTCGATGGAGAGGTATCGTGGTCGGACTGGGTTTGAAGAGGCGCATATGCTTACGGCGGATTACTTCACTATTCACTctgggaggaagaagagggttTCTAGTGTTGCAGATATGTCACGTGTGCCGTCGACGTATGTTTCGGGGCAGGGGCCGAAGGATGAAGTGCCGCCgttggatgagattgggaaTATACCGACTTTGATGTATGCGCTGAAAAGTGCTATCGTGGACCGGGAGAAGATCGATGCATTGAAGCGGTTTATCGATGAGGGAGGCGATGAAATCTACTATCTAGACGAAAAG ATCCCCGAAATAATGtccatcttcgtcttccaaACCTCCCGCTGGCAATTCCTCACCCACCTTCTAACCACCATAACCACCCTCTCCCAAATCATCCCCCAAAAAACCGGCAAAGAAGCCATCGAACTGCAACGCAAACAAGAAAACCTCGCCAAAGCCGCCGAGGCCATCCGCAACAACATCACCGGCCCCGAACTCGTCGCGGACCACCACCACATGCTCGATTTGACACCGATATCGAAGTCAAAGGAGGGGAGTCTGCTGTCGAAGAGGAGTAGTGTTAAGGTGAAGGATTTGGAAAATGTGAGGCCGGTGGGTAATGGGGGGGTTATCAAGGGGATTCCGAAGGAGGCAGAGGTTGGGAGAGAGGGGCATATTTATCAGTATACGTCTTAG
- a CDS encoding uncharacterized protein (COG:S;~EggNog:ENOG410PSR7;~InterPro:IPR013950;~PFAM:PF08641;~go_component: GO:0000776 - kinetochore [Evidence IEA];~go_process: GO:0000070 - mitotic sister chromatid segregation [Evidence IEA]), protein MHRKIELQAPADFTYLYANTVTLSRQKLDLHLPPSATNDTEDAPDPMRERVRELVDEYITKTFTTASNSVNINGLDDHDHTSLSLNPVTASQSLQAPAETVEYEPYDTALAARVTSLYAQLESLTTTVAQLRRDAPRKAARMYAEELNKVLEGDDEDGLEDEEFGEEEGLAKREDGGDVEMGGAGSSTRRRRHVKPEWKIEVPLGSEQESERWRNGEMAEVYDDALRTLLRLQGEDTDAVVDAGTDGNALATTLGKAERAERAAEVVEKM, encoded by the exons atgcaCCGCAAAATCGAACTCCAAGCCCCCGCAGACTTCACCTACCTCTACGCCAACACCGTCACCCTCTCCCGCCAAAAACTAGACCTCCATCTACCCCCCTCCGCGACAAACGATACCGAAGATGCCCCCGATCCCATGCGCGAGCGTGTCCGTGAATTAGTCGATGAG TATATAACAAAAACCTTCACAACCGCCTCCAACTCCGTCAACATCAACGGCCTCGACGACCACGACCACACCTCCCTCTCCCTAAACCCCGTAACAGCCTCGCAATCACTCCAAGCGCCCGCCGAAACAGTCGAGTATGAGCCCTACGACACCGCGCTCGCGGCGCGGGTGACGTCGTTGTACGCGCAGTTGGAATCGTTGACTACGACAGTGGCGCAGTTGAGGCGGGATGCGCCGAGGAAGGCGGCGCGGATGTATGCGGAGGAATTGAATAAGGTGCTTGAgggtgatgatgaggatgggcttgaggatgaggagtttggggaggaggaggggctGGCGAAGAGGGAGGATGGTGGGGATGTTGAGATGGGTGGTGCTGGGTCGTCGACGCGGCGGAGACGACATGTTAAGCCGGAGTGGAAGATTGAGGTGCCCCTTGGATCGGAGCAGGAGAGTGAGCGCTGGCGCAATGGGGAAATGGCCGAGGTTTACGATGATGCGTTGCGAACGTTACTCCGGCTTCAGGGTGAGGATACAGACGCCGTAGTCGATGCAGGGACTGATGGGAATGCGCTGGCAACGACGTTGGGCAAGGCAGAACGCGCGGAACGCGCGGCTGAAGTGGTTGAGAAGATGTGA
- the SEC14 gene encoding SEC14 family lipid-binding protein (COG:I;~EggNog:ENOG410PG4Q;~InterPro:IPR011074,IPR036865,IPR036273,IPR001251;~PFAM:PF00650,PF03765), producing the protein MAAPSKYDDYDFPTTAPEPQSGHPGHTTPEQNAAVDQLRSELEQLGYTERLDTLTLLRFLRARKFDVQAAKTMFVDCEKWRKEFGTDDLARDFNYVEKPKVFEYYPQYYHKTDKDGRPVYIEKLGKIDLNAMYKITTAERMLQNLVCEYEKLSDPRLPACSRKAGSLMETCCTIMDLKGVGVTNIPSVYGYVKQASNISQNYYPERLGKLYLINAPWGFGAAFNVVKGFLDPVTVNKIHVLGSGYKKELLAQVPAENLPAEFGGTCSCAGGCELSDMGPWQEAEWAKTPKWAAPKAEPAPQKEGEEQASQA; encoded by the exons AATCCGGCCACCCTGGTCACACAACCCCAGAGCAGAATGCTGCTGTGGATCAGCTGCGATCGGAGCTTGAGCAGTTAGGTTACACCGAGAGATTGGACACTCTGACTCTGTTGCGGTTCCTGAGAGCCCGGAAGTTTGACGTTCAGGCGGCGAAGACTAT GTTCGTCGACTGTGAGAAATGGCGGAAAGAGTTTGGAACCGATGATCTCGCTCGCGACTTCAACTATGTTGAGAAGCCGAAGGTTTTCGAGTACTACCCTCAGTACTATCACAAGACGGACAAG GATGGCCGTCCCGTCTACATCGAGAAGTTGGGCAAGATTGACCTCAACGCCATGTACAAGATCACCACCGCCGAGCGGATGTTGCAGAACCTGGTCTGCGAATACGAAAAGCTCTCCGACCCCCGTCTCCCCGCCTGCTCGCGCAAGGCTGGCAGCCTGATGGAAACCTGCTGCACAATCATGGACCTCAAGGGCGTCGGCGTCACCAACATCCCCTCCGTCTACGGATACGTGAAACAAGCCTCCAACATCTCGCAAAACTACTACCCCGAGCGTCTGGGTAAGCTTTACCTGATCAACGCACCCTGGGGATTCGGCGCCGCCTTCAACGTTGTCAAGGGCTTCCTCGACCCCGTCACCGTCAACAAGATCCACGTCTTGGGCTCCGGCTACAAGAAGGAGCTCTTGGCGCAGGTTCCTGCCGAGAACCTCCCCGCTGAGTTTGGTGGCACCTGCAGCTGCGCCGGTGGCTGTGAATTGAGCGATATGGGTCCTTGGCAAGAAGCAGAGTGGGCCAAGACACCCAAGTGGGCGGCTCCTAAGGCAGAGCCGGCTCCGCAAAAGGAGGGCGAGGAGCAGGCTTCTCAAGCTTAA